GTCCTTTCTGATGCAGCAATACCCAAGACTCCATTAAATCAGGACCATGGACATCACCCGTGAGTCCAGCACGCAGCGATCGCATGACTAACCCTTTCTTAACTTTTTGCTGTTTTGTTACCTGTTTGATGATTTGTCCTGCGGTTTCTGGACTGAATTCTGGCGTATTGTCTAAGGCTTCCAAAACCGCGTTCAGTACATCTGTAGCCCCTTCTTTTTTAAGTTGCTCAATTGCATCTGGGGTCAACTCAACCGAGTCGGTAAAGAACAGCCGCGTCATCTCCACCGCATCTGGTAAGCGGGTCAGACTCGGACCAATCACAGCCGCTAATCGTTCTAACCAAGGGCGATTATTTTCCGGGTCAATCTCATACCCCGCTTCTTGCCAATAGGGAATCAGTAACTCGACTAATTCTGATGGTGATTTTTTGTGCAGATATTGACTATTGAGCCAATCCAGTTTATCCCAGTCAAACTTTGCTCCCGCTTTATTCACCCGATCAAAACTAAACTGTTGGGCGGCTTCGTCTAGGGTGAAAATTTCCTGGGTTGAATCCGGTGGTGACCAACCCAGTAACGTCATATAATTTGCCATGGCTTCCGGGACAAACCCCATATTCTGAAACTCAGAAATCGAGGTCACGCCATCGCGTTTAGACAGTTTTTGCCCCTGGGAATTCAGAATTAATGGCGTGTGAGCAAATTCGGGTACGGTTGCGCCGAGGGCTTCATACAGTAATATCTGTTTGGCAGTATTGGCAATGTGGTCTTCCCCTCGGATGACATGGGTGATTTTCATATCCATATCATCAACCACTACCGCTAGATTGTAGAGAGGCTGACCAATTTCACCTTGGGATGCAGCGCGGGCAATTACCATATCCCCCCCTAAATCACTCCCTTTCCAGGTGAGTTTACCGCGCACCAGGTCATTCCAGACAATCTCGCGATTATCGTCAATCTTAAACCGAATCACGGGTTGTCGTCCCTCCGCTTCAAAGGCGCTGCGTTGTTCGGGGGTGAGATTGCGGTGACGGTTATCGTAGCGAGGGGCTTCTTTCCGGGCTTTTTGGGCGTCCCGGAGTGCCTTGAGTTCGTCTTCTGTGGTGTAACAGTAATAGGCTAACCCGTTATCTAAAAGGGTTTGAATGGTGTGGTGATAAAGGTCAAACCGTTTCGATTGAAAAACAAGTCCTTCATCCCAGTTGAGTCCTAACCAGGTGAGTCCATCCAAGATATTCTGGGTATATTCGGGACGCGATCGCGTCTGGTCGGTGTCTTCGATGCGTAGAATAAACTGACCCCCGTGGTGTCGGGCGAATAACCAGTTAAATACGGCGGTTCTGGCGGTACCGATGTGTAAATTCCCGGTGGGAGACGGTGCAATGCGGACTCTAACAGTCACAAGATCAATCTTTGGTGGTAGGGTTGGCTAAGTATTTTCCAGCTATTTATTGTAGCGTAGAACGGCGCTCAGTTGTCGTTGGCGCTGACTTGAGGGTGATTTACCCACGGATAAAGTAGGGATAATCACCCACCTTTGCTAATTATCAGGTGCTAAACACTCCCTCACCCATCCCCGAATTTCTTTTTCAAACCACTTCAATAACATTTTTGCCTCCGGGTAAATCTGCACCCACCACATAAAAATTATAAGGATAGATCCAGTTGGTTTCCATAGGACCATGAATTTGAATACCCGTCATCACCGCATACTTAAATATAGAAGAATCTAAGGTATGCAAGAGGGTTTCTACATCATCAGAAATAATCTGACAAGCCAACTTAGTCATCTCAACTAAATTCGGTTTGTCTCCATAATTTATAGTGGACAGTATTTTTTGTCGGATAATGGATTGTTCCAGATCCTCGATATCCATTTGCAGGTTAAGACGTCCTGATTCTAACTCGTTTACAATCGTTTCTAATGCACCACAGGCATGAGACGCTTTGTGGATACCTTCTCGATAAACCTTGCCAATTTCTCCGTCTCTAGAAATCGCAATATGAGGCATTGCTAAAAACGTAAAGCGGCGTATTCCGTCGAAAATCGGAACGTGGTTGGTTGCGGCGGCTAAACCCGTTTTTCCCATCATCACGAACCCAGCAAGACTACAACAATTAAAGGTTTTTTCCCAGTATTTAACGACTTCATTAAGTAACGGATCAGTAATTTCGTCCCGACAGAGTGCTGCCAGTCCCATTGTATTTTCATCTTCAAAACCCAGGGCTTTTAAACAATGGAAAGTTTTTTTCATGTAATCTTCCATAGGTAATGCACCTGGAAAATACCGTTGAAGACATTCATGGAAAATTGGGTAAGTGCTTGAGTCATAACCCGTGAATGGCAACATGACACCTTGAGTATCCTATAATTTATCGAAAATTATATTATTAAGACATCGTAATTCAGCTAGAAATCTCGATGTTGCTAGTAGAGGGGTTGAGACAAGCGATAATGCCATTGGATTCACTGCGAATAGAACTCACCCCGTAGCGGTTGAGTGAGTAGGCATTACATTCTATGCCAACTAGACCTATATTCTTTAAGCATTTTACGGGACTGACGGGGCTCGAACCCGCAACTTCCGCCGTGACAGGGCGGTGCTCTAACCAATTGAACTACAGTCCCAATTTCCGAGCCGAATTCTATTGTTACGAAGATTTATGGATTTGTCAAGCCCATGCCGAAAAAAAATTTTTCCTCTGGGTGTGTAGGGGAAGCTGGGGGAGATGAGGGAGATGAGGGAGATGAGGGAGATGATTCCCAATGAACCATGAACAATCGCAGAAACAAATTCTCCCAAAAATGCTTCAACGACGATAAGTTAACCCGAACCCCTAATTCATGCCCAGAGGTTTCCACATCTCTATCTCTCAATCGCTTCTCCTTGCCTTCTGTGGTAGCCTGATTACCACCGAGGCTACTGCATTCCCCGATATCCAAACCCATTGGGCAAAGGATTGCATTAACCAGATGGCATCTCGAAACCTAGTCACGGGTTATCCAGATGGCACGTTTCGCCCCAATGGTTCGATTACCCGGGCAGAATTTGCGGTGTTAATGCTGAATGCCTTTCCCGACGCCGAAGTTAAACGCAGTGGGATTACGTTTACAGATGTACCACAGCGTCACTGGGCATATCGGGCAATTCAAGACGCTTATCAACGGGAATTTTTCGCGGGTTATCCAGGGCGGATTTTTCAACCCAGTCAACCGATTCCCCGTGTGCAAGCGATTGGGGTTTTGGCGGGGGCGAAGAATTACAGCATTCCCAGTAATCCATACTCTACCGTGGGACAGTATTTCCAAGATGCCTCTGGTATTCCAGGATACGCTAGGAATGCGATCGCGGCGGCGGCGGTAAATACTCTGGTGGTGAATTATCCTACAGTACGACAACTTCGCCCCAATCAACGGGCGACTCGGGGCGAAGTTGCGGCGTTATTGTGTCGGGCGTTAAATATTTATGCGGTTCCGCCTGAGTATATTGCTGGGGTTGAAATTCATCCCCAACAGGTGCGGACATTACCCGGAGGACTGAATTCTGTTCCCACATTTAATAGTAATTATCCCGAATTAGTCACAAGTGAAGGAATTTTGTTATCCACATTTTCCCTAACCGGAAAGCGCATTCCTTCTGCCCATTTGAACTTTCCCTTTCAAGGACGTTTCGATATTTTTACCCATCATATCGCTAGGGCAGAAACTCAAGCAGAAACTCGTCCCCTTTATCAGGGATTACTGCTGCACAATCCCACCGATAAACCTGTAACGGTTGAGGTTTTGCAAGCGGCGAGTTATTTAAGTACTCCCGATGCCCCATTTATTGACTTACCGGATATAGTAGATAATCCCAATGGTAAGATTTATTCAGGACCCGGTAGTCGCACGATGAGTGATGTACTGCGGGGGATTCGTCAGGATGGGTTTCCGGAACAAGTGGTATTAGCAGCAGGACAAACTCAACTCTTGATGAATCAACCCATTCCTATCCGACGCGCACCTGCATCAAATGGGCGTTCCACGATGATGCGGTTAAGCAGTAATGGTTCAGTTTATGTTGCCAATTTAGCCATGAAAGCACCGCAAAACTCGAATGGGACATACCGCGCCCCGACATTAGCGGAATGGCAAACCTTATTAGTCGAAGGGGAATTAGCCAAACCCCGTAATCTTACACCAACCCTCCTTGACCCGCCTAGAGAACCGACGGTATTTGGACGAGTCGCTGGGGTGTCCCAAGGAACAGAATGGTTGGCAGAGATTACAGATACCTTAGAATCGGATAATTTGAGCCTTCCCCAACCCGGTGAGGCATTTTCCTATGTCTTAGGGACGCTGCATTTAATTACGTTGAATACAGGTCAAATTCAAAGTGCGCCGATGTTAGTCCGTTATCCGGACACGGCTTATTATGCTCATAGTAATTATGGCGTAGAATATAATCTAACGTTACCCCTGAAAAATACGACCAGTCAATTGCAAACAGTAACGGTATCAATGCAAACACCGTTAAAAGATGAGGCAGGTACAGATAAATTACTGTTTTTGAATCCAACCGTTGATCAGGTCTTTTTTCGGGGAACGGTTCGGGTCAGTTATGAAGATAATCAAGGGAAAATTCAGACACGCTATGTGCATTTAGTTCAGCGTCGCGGACAACCGTCTGACCCTTTAGTTACGTTAAATTTAGCGCCAGGGGAACAGCGAAAGGTAAACGTCAAATTTATTTATCCACCCGATTCTACACCGCCGCAGGTGTTGACAGTGAAGACATTGGCGAGGTAACAGCCCTCACCCCCAGCCTCTATTCCAAGCTGGGTATAAAGTGCAACGACAAACCTGGCTTGAGCGTACCATTCCTTTTAAAATTTATTGCCACCAATGACACAAAATGAGCCGTTATTTCGTCAAAGGTTTAGAGGGTCATCTGCATTTTATATAGGGTCTTGAATAAGGCAGGGTGTATCTGCTTTCTTTCGCCTTGCTGACTCTGAGAAGGGAATGACTTAGGGAGATCGCTGTCTCCCGTAGTCTAAGATACTTATTATTCCTATTAGGGTATTAGGGTAATTCAAGGAATTAAACAGGCTTATTTTTCCAACGGTTCGCCAGCCGCCTTCCAGCCATTAATACTGGGAGGAAAACTGCGAACATTCGTATACCCTAACAACCGCAACGCCGTCATACCAATTGCCGTGCGATGCCCACTCGAACAGTATAAAATTACAGGTTTATCCGTGGGGATTTTAGCCAAATTTTTGGTTAGCGATCGCACGGGAATATTAATAGCGCCAGGAATGTGTCCTGAATCATATTCAGACGGTTCTCGCACATCAACCAATACGACATTATCCCGCTTTTTGAGCTTGTTCTTTAACTGCTTTACCTGCATTACTGTGTAGTAATCTCGTGGTAGCGAATTCAGCAACTGATCGACTGCTGTATAGACTTCTGCGCTAGGTGGACTCGTCACCTTAGATTCTACGGCAGCTAGGGCAGATTTAGGCAAAAATACACCACCTAGCAGAGTTAAAACCAGTAATAATCCCAGGATTAATCCTGATATCATTTTTTTCTTTCATCATTTGATCTTAATTGAGTTGTTTTCGTTTGTTGATTTGGGCAATTGTAGTAATGCACCATTGCTCAAGGCTTTGGTTATTGACTTCCGGCTCATTAAACAGAAACCGCTAGATTTTCCTCCCAGCGGCGAGAACCGGATTCCCGACGAATATCTCGCCAAATCTGAGTCGCTGCTAAAGCACCATCTCCAGCCGCCACAACCACTTGATTTAACCCCACCTTTAAGTCTCCAATCGCAAAAATTCGCGGGTGAGACGTCCGCCCCATTTTATCGGTAATCAGATTACTACCCTTGACATCTAAATTGAATCCTTGGAGATAAGTATTGTGATAGCGTGACCCCATAGAAATTAATCCGGTTTCTAAGGGAATAATTGACCCATCTACTAACTCAACTCCCGTCATCTGGTGATTTTCACCCAGAAATTTCTTAATCGGGGTTTCCACCAAACGATAACCATGATTGTGCAGTTGAGAACGCATTGAGTCACTCACCGCAAACAGTCCATGAGTGAACACGGTGATATAAGGGGTAAACCAACTGAGATTAAACACCATTTCTTCAATACTGGCTTCACTACCCGCAATGAAACCACATTGTTTATCTGTCATTTCGTAGCCATCACAAACCATACAGACGTGTAAATTATATCCTGCATAATCAAAGACATTTTGCATATCCTCCAAAGGGGGTAAATTGTCGATAATGCCACTCGCAGCAATTAAGTATTTCGAGCGGAATACGGGGTAAATACTATTTTTACGACCCACCTTTACCCGCACGGCAAACCTATCTCCCTCATCCACCACTTCCTCAACATAACCATTCAGCATATCGCCATTTAACGACGTGTAATGCTGTTTCCCTTGTTGCAGCAGAACGCGACCCGGAGTATCCGGTGGTAAGCCTAAATAATTGTGCAATTCTTGCATCCAGAATGAGCGAGCTTTGCCTTTATCAATAATTAAGCTCGAAAGGCGAAATCGTTGTAGGTAAATTCCAGCGGAAAGTCCACCAGCGCCACCACCAACGACAATCGCATCATAAATAT
The Coleofasciculus chthonoplastes PCC 7420 DNA segment above includes these coding regions:
- a CDS encoding NAD(P)/FAD-dependent oxidoreductase, with the protein product MQLTKKSLPERLNHIYDAIVVGGGAGGLSAGIYLQRFRLSSLIIDKGKARSFWMQELHNYLGLPPDTPGRVLLQQGKQHYTSLNGDMLNGYVEEVVDEGDRFAVRVKVGRKNSIYPVFRSKYLIAASGIIDNLPPLEDMQNVFDYAGYNLHVCMVCDGYEMTDKQCGFIAGSEASIEEMVFNLSWFTPYITVFTHGLFAVSDSMRSQLHNHGYRLVETPIKKFLGENHQMTGVELVDGSIIPLETGLISMGSRYHNTYLQGFNLDVKGSNLITDKMGRTSHPRIFAIGDLKVGLNQVVVAAGDGALAATQIWRDIRRESGSRRWEENLAVSV
- the gltX gene encoding glutamate--tRNA ligase is translated as MTVRVRIAPSPTGNLHIGTARTAVFNWLFARHHGGQFILRIEDTDQTRSRPEYTQNILDGLTWLGLNWDEGLVFQSKRFDLYHHTIQTLLDNGLAYYCYTTEDELKALRDAQKARKEAPRYDNRHRNLTPEQRSAFEAEGRQPVIRFKIDDNREIVWNDLVRGKLTWKGSDLGGDMVIARAASQGEIGQPLYNLAVVVDDMDMKITHVIRGEDHIANTAKQILLYEALGATVPEFAHTPLILNSQGQKLSKRDGVTSISEFQNMGFVPEAMANYMTLLGWSPPDSTQEIFTLDEAAQQFSFDRVNKAGAKFDWDKLDWLNSQYLHKKSPSELVELLIPYWQEAGYEIDPENNRPWLERLAAVIGPSLTRLPDAVEMTRLFFTDSVELTPDAIEQLKKEGATDVLNAVLEALDNTPEFSPETAGQIIKQVTKQQKVKKGLVMRSLRAGLTGDVHGPDLMESWVLLHQKGQDKSRLQQALSKVSS
- a CDS encoding DUF3370 family protein; the protein is MPRGFHISISQSLLLAFCGSLITTEATAFPDIQTHWAKDCINQMASRNLVTGYPDGTFRPNGSITRAEFAVLMLNAFPDAEVKRSGITFTDVPQRHWAYRAIQDAYQREFFAGYPGRIFQPSQPIPRVQAIGVLAGAKNYSIPSNPYSTVGQYFQDASGIPGYARNAIAAAAVNTLVVNYPTVRQLRPNQRATRGEVAALLCRALNIYAVPPEYIAGVEIHPQQVRTLPGGLNSVPTFNSNYPELVTSEGILLSTFSLTGKRIPSAHLNFPFQGRFDIFTHHIARAETQAETRPLYQGLLLHNPTDKPVTVEVLQAASYLSTPDAPFIDLPDIVDNPNGKIYSGPGSRTMSDVLRGIRQDGFPEQVVLAAGQTQLLMNQPIPIRRAPASNGRSTMMRLSSNGSVYVANLAMKAPQNSNGTYRAPTLAEWQTLLVEGELAKPRNLTPTLLDPPREPTVFGRVAGVSQGTEWLAEITDTLESDNLSLPQPGEAFSYVLGTLHLITLNTGQIQSAPMLVRYPDTAYYAHSNYGVEYNLTLPLKNTTSQLQTVTVSMQTPLKDEAGTDKLLFLNPTVDQVFFRGTVRVSYEDNQGKIQTRYVHLVQRRGQPSDPLVTLNLAPGEQRKVNVKFIYPPDSTPPQVLTVKTLAR
- a CDS encoding rhodanese-like domain-containing protein, with the protein product MISGLILGLLLVLTLLGGVFLPKSALAAVESKVTSPPSAEVYTAVDQLLNSLPRDYYTVMQVKQLKNKLKKRDNVVLVDVREPSEYDSGHIPGAINIPVRSLTKNLAKIPTDKPVILYCSSGHRTAIGMTALRLLGYTNVRSFPPSINGWKAAGEPLEK